The following are encoded together in the Gemmatimonadota bacterium genome:
- a CDS encoding MoaD/ThiS family protein: MRVVVPYHLRTLAKVGDEVTVEVTGTVTQRSVLDALEARYPVLRGTIRDHVTKQRRPFLRFFACEEDLSHESPDTELPAPVAAGTEPYLVVGAIAGG, encoded by the coding sequence ATCCGCGTCGTCGTCCCCTACCACCTCCGCACCCTCGCCAAGGTCGGCGATGAGGTGACGGTCGAGGTCACGGGGACGGTGACGCAGCGATCGGTGCTCGATGCGCTGGAAGCGCGCTATCCGGTGCTGCGCGGGACGATACGCGACCACGTCACCAAGCAGCGTCGCCCCTTTCTCCGCTTCTTCGCCTGCGAGGAAGACCTGTCGCACGAGTCGCCGGACACCGAGCTGCCGGCGCCGGTGGCGGCCGGCACCGAACCGTACCTCGTCGTCGGGGCGATCGCCGGCGGGTAG